In Tachysurus vachellii isolate PV-2020 chromosome 10, HZAU_Pvac_v1, whole genome shotgun sequence, the following proteins share a genomic window:
- the prox1a gene encoding prospero homeobox protein 1a isoform X4, translated as MPDHDNTSLLSRQTKRRRVDIGVKRTVGTVSVAFAHLKTSSFSAMNPHVAEQDVNCSVVQHTDNEKSNVLHKLLKRTSSYEDTLVTFPGATIISQLLKNNLTKNGANDSDFQSNGLSRTGSEIHQEDVCSSSSRGSPQECLSPFSRPSMSQFDIDRLTDEHLRAKRARVENIIRGMSHSPNIPNHRIGESEPDGAPQPLSPRESYRENKRKQKLPQQQQSFQQIISARKEQKHEERRHLKLQLEDMQKQLRQLQEKFYQIYDSTDSENDEDGHFSEDSLHSDGMDNHISDSVTNRSENEMSDLDPGHFLDQAQALICEQPMLIEGEKPKRDGSRGKGHRSTSMHAEGKQLAETLKQELNTAMTQVVDTVVKVFAKTPYPLPQGFPTVQTPSDRFTGNRENPNFHTTNQRLQCFGDVIIPNPLNSFSNMRVPSSSDQTEALPLVVRKNSTDQPGSLSTPVNHHPGLHPSPLSSTMAFSPPSFRHPFPLHIMGYPFQSPLGAPSGPYPGKDRSSPDSMDLSRETTSLRTKMSSNHLSLHRPISPTHPGNPEGLSISLIKSECGDLQDMSDISPYSGSTIQEGLSPNHLKKAKLMFFYTRYPSSNMLKMFFSDVKFNRCITSQLIKWFSNFREFYYIQMEKFARQAINDGVTGVEEMSVSRDCELFRALNMHYNKANDFEVPERFLEVAQITLREFFNAIVAGKDVDPSWKKAIYKVICKLDSEVPEIFKSPNCLQELLHD; from the exons ATGCCGGACCATGACAACACGTCCCTCTTAAGTAGACAAACCAAAAGAAGAAGAGTTGACATCGGAGTGAAAAGGACTGTAGGTACGGTGTCTGTAGCTTTCgctcatttaaaaacaagcagTTTTAGTGCCATGAATCCCCACGTAGCTGAGCAAGATGTCAACTGCTCAGTGGTGCAGCACACAGACAACGAGAAGTCTAATGTGCTTCACAAGTTGCTGAAGCGAACCAGTTCTTATGAAGACACCTTGGTGACCTTTCCTGGAGCCACCATCATCTCCCAGCTGCTGAAAAACAATTTAACCAAAAATGGGGCAAATGACTCTGACTTTCAGAGCAATGGCCTCTCCAGGACAGGTTCAGAGATCCACCAGGAGGATGTCTGCAGCTCCTCGTCACGGGGCAGCCCTCAGGAGTGTCTGTCCCCTTTCAGCAGGCCTTCTATGTCGCAATTTGACATTGATCGATTGACAGATGAGCACCTGAGGGCTAAACGTGCCAGAGTGGAGAACATAATCCGTGGGATGAGCCACTCTCCAAATATCCCCAACCACCGTATAGGTGAGTCTGAGCCTGACGGAGCACCCCAACCCCTAAGCCCTCGAGAGAGTTACAGGGAAAACAAGCGCAAGCAGAAACTACCCCAGCAGCAGCAGAGTTTCCAACAAATCATTTCTGCTCGCAAAGAGCAAAAGCACGAGGAGCGCCGTCATCTCAAGCTTCAGCTAGAGGACATGCAGAAGCAGCTCCGTCAGCTCCAAGAAAAGTTCTACCAGATTTATGATAGCACTGACTCTGAGAATGATGAGGATGGACACTTCTCAGAGGATAGCCTGCATTCTGATGGAATGGACAATCATATCTCTGACTCTGTTACGAACCGCTCAGAAAATGAGATGTCTGACCTGGATCCAGGGCATTTTTTGGACCAAGCCCAGGCACTTATTTGTGAGCAACCGATGCTGATTGAGGGAGAGAAGCCCAAACGGGACGGCTCTCGAGGAAAAGGCCATAGATCAACGTCTATGCATGCGGAAGGGAAACAACTAGCAGAAACACTGAAACAGGAACTAAACACCGCAATGACTCAGGTGGTAGACACAGTGGTAAAGGTCTTTGCAAAAACCCCATATCCACTTCCTCAGGGCTTCCCAACTGTGCAGACACCCTCTGACCGCTTCACAGGGAATCGCGAGAACCCAAATTTTCACACTACGAACCAGCGTTTACAGTGTTTTGGTGACGTCATTATTCCCAATCCCCTAAATTCATTTAGCAACATGCGAGTGCCCAGCTCAAGTGACCAAACAGAGGCCTTGCCTCTAGTGGTGAGAAAGAACTCTACAGACCAGCCTGGATCTCTATCCACACCCGTAAATCACCACCCTGGTCTTCACCCGTCACCACTATCCTCAACTATGGCCTTCAGTCCTCCATCCTTCCGACATCCTTTTCCTCTTCATATTATGGGTTATCCTTTCCAAAGCCCTCTAGGTGCCCCAAGTGGGCCTTATCCAGGCAAGGACAGGTCTTCTCCCGATTCGATGGACCTGTCTAGAGAAACCACTAGCCTACGGACCAAGATGTCATCCAACCATCTCAGCCTCCATCGTCCTATCTCGCCAACGCATCCCGGAAACCCTGAAGGCCTTTCAATATCGCTCATCAAGTCTGAATGTGGGGACCTCCAAGATATGTCTGATATCTCTCCGTATTCAGGAAGTACAAT CCAAGAAGGCTTATCCCCCAACCACTTGAAGAAAGCCAAGCTGATGTTCTTCTACACCCGCTATCCCAGCTCCAACATGCTGAAAATGTTCTTCTCCGACGTGAAG TTCAACCGCTGCATCACGTCTCAGCTGATCAAGTGGTTTAGCAACTTCCGTGAGTTCTACTACATCCAGATGGAGAAGTTTGCTCGGCAGGCCATAAATGACGGCGTGACCGGTGTGGAGGAGATGAGCGTCAGTCGAGACTGTGAGCTCTTTCGCGCTCTCAACATGCACTATAACAAGGCCAACGACTTTGAG GTTCCGGAACGATTTCTGGAAGTGGCACAGATCACATTACGGGAGTTTTTCAATGCTATTGTGGCAGGCAAAGATGTTGATCCTTCCTGGAAGAAGGCCATATACAAGGTCATCTGCAAGCTGGACAGTGAGGTCCCAGAGATTTTCAAATCTCCCAACTGCCTGCAGGAGCTCTTGCATGACTAA
- the prox1a gene encoding prospero homeobox protein 1a isoform X2, protein MPDHDNTSLLSRQTKRRRVDIGVKRTVGTVSVAFAHLKTSSFSAMNPHVAEQDVNCSVVQHTDNEKSNVLHKLLKRTSSYEDTLVTFPGATIISQLLKNNLTKNGANDSDFQSNGLSRTGSEIHQEDVCSSSSRGSPQECLSPFSRPSMSQFDIDRLTDEHLRAKRARVENIIRGMSHSPNIPNHRIGESEPDGAPQPLSPRESYRENKRKQKLPQQQQSFQQIISARKEQKHEERRHLKLQLEDMQKQLRQLQEKFYQIYDSTDSENDEDGHFSEDSLHSDGMDNHISDSVTNRSENEMSDLDPGHFLDQAQALICEQPMLIEGEKPKRDGSRGKGHRSTSMHAEGKQLAETLKQELNTAMTQVVDTVVKVFAKTPYPLPQGFPTVQTPSDRFTGNRENPNFHTTNQRLQCFGDVIIPNPLNSFSNMRVPSSSDQTEALPLVVRKNSTDQPGSLSTPVNHHPGLHPSPLSSTMAFSPPSFRHPFPLHIMGYPFQSPLGAPSGPYPGKDRSSPDSMDLSRETTSLRTKMSSNHLSLHRPISPTHPGNPEGLSISLIKSECGDLQDMSDISPYSGSTIQEGLSPNHLKKAKLMFFYTRYPSSNMLKMFFSDVKPHEHEMRPGVRSAFQFIPKGRFCFTAEQAKWNYKFNRCITSQLIKWFSNFREFYYIQMEKFARQAINDGVTGVEEMSVSRDCELFRALNMHYNKANDFEVPERFLEVAQITLREFFNAIVAGKDVDPSWKKAIYKVICKLDSEVPEIFKSPNCLQELLHD, encoded by the exons ATGCCGGACCATGACAACACGTCCCTCTTAAGTAGACAAACCAAAAGAAGAAGAGTTGACATCGGAGTGAAAAGGACTGTAGGTACGGTGTCTGTAGCTTTCgctcatttaaaaacaagcagTTTTAGTGCCATGAATCCCCACGTAGCTGAGCAAGATGTCAACTGCTCAGTGGTGCAGCACACAGACAACGAGAAGTCTAATGTGCTTCACAAGTTGCTGAAGCGAACCAGTTCTTATGAAGACACCTTGGTGACCTTTCCTGGAGCCACCATCATCTCCCAGCTGCTGAAAAACAATTTAACCAAAAATGGGGCAAATGACTCTGACTTTCAGAGCAATGGCCTCTCCAGGACAGGTTCAGAGATCCACCAGGAGGATGTCTGCAGCTCCTCGTCACGGGGCAGCCCTCAGGAGTGTCTGTCCCCTTTCAGCAGGCCTTCTATGTCGCAATTTGACATTGATCGATTGACAGATGAGCACCTGAGGGCTAAACGTGCCAGAGTGGAGAACATAATCCGTGGGATGAGCCACTCTCCAAATATCCCCAACCACCGTATAGGTGAGTCTGAGCCTGACGGAGCACCCCAACCCCTAAGCCCTCGAGAGAGTTACAGGGAAAACAAGCGCAAGCAGAAACTACCCCAGCAGCAGCAGAGTTTCCAACAAATCATTTCTGCTCGCAAAGAGCAAAAGCACGAGGAGCGCCGTCATCTCAAGCTTCAGCTAGAGGACATGCAGAAGCAGCTCCGTCAGCTCCAAGAAAAGTTCTACCAGATTTATGATAGCACTGACTCTGAGAATGATGAGGATGGACACTTCTCAGAGGATAGCCTGCATTCTGATGGAATGGACAATCATATCTCTGACTCTGTTACGAACCGCTCAGAAAATGAGATGTCTGACCTGGATCCAGGGCATTTTTTGGACCAAGCCCAGGCACTTATTTGTGAGCAACCGATGCTGATTGAGGGAGAGAAGCCCAAACGGGACGGCTCTCGAGGAAAAGGCCATAGATCAACGTCTATGCATGCGGAAGGGAAACAACTAGCAGAAACACTGAAACAGGAACTAAACACCGCAATGACTCAGGTGGTAGACACAGTGGTAAAGGTCTTTGCAAAAACCCCATATCCACTTCCTCAGGGCTTCCCAACTGTGCAGACACCCTCTGACCGCTTCACAGGGAATCGCGAGAACCCAAATTTTCACACTACGAACCAGCGTTTACAGTGTTTTGGTGACGTCATTATTCCCAATCCCCTAAATTCATTTAGCAACATGCGAGTGCCCAGCTCAAGTGACCAAACAGAGGCCTTGCCTCTAGTGGTGAGAAAGAACTCTACAGACCAGCCTGGATCTCTATCCACACCCGTAAATCACCACCCTGGTCTTCACCCGTCACCACTATCCTCAACTATGGCCTTCAGTCCTCCATCCTTCCGACATCCTTTTCCTCTTCATATTATGGGTTATCCTTTCCAAAGCCCTCTAGGTGCCCCAAGTGGGCCTTATCCAGGCAAGGACAGGTCTTCTCCCGATTCGATGGACCTGTCTAGAGAAACCACTAGCCTACGGACCAAGATGTCATCCAACCATCTCAGCCTCCATCGTCCTATCTCGCCAACGCATCCCGGAAACCCTGAAGGCCTTTCAATATCGCTCATCAAGTCTGAATGTGGGGACCTCCAAGATATGTCTGATATCTCTCCGTATTCAGGAAGTACAAT CCAAGAAGGCTTATCCCCCAACCACTTGAAGAAAGCCAAGCTGATGTTCTTCTACACCCGCTATCCCAGCTCCAACATGCTGAAAATGTTCTTCTCCGACGTGAAG ccccATGAGCATGAGATGAGGCCTGGGGTGCGGTCggcgttccagttcatcccaaag GGACGCTTTTGTTTCACAGCTGAACAGGCAAAATGGAACTACAAG TTCAACCGCTGCATCACGTCTCAGCTGATCAAGTGGTTTAGCAACTTCCGTGAGTTCTACTACATCCAGATGGAGAAGTTTGCTCGGCAGGCCATAAATGACGGCGTGACCGGTGTGGAGGAGATGAGCGTCAGTCGAGACTGTGAGCTCTTTCGCGCTCTCAACATGCACTATAACAAGGCCAACGACTTTGAG GTTCCGGAACGATTTCTGGAAGTGGCACAGATCACATTACGGGAGTTTTTCAATGCTATTGTGGCAGGCAAAGATGTTGATCCTTCCTGGAAGAAGGCCATATACAAGGTCATCTGCAAGCTGGACAGTGAGGTCCCAGAGATTTTCAAATCTCCCAACTGCCTGCAGGAGCTCTTGCATGACTAA
- the prox1a gene encoding prospero homeobox protein 1a isoform X1, whose product MPDHDNTSLLSRQTKRRRVDIGVKRTVGTVSVAFAHLKTSSFSAMNPHVAEQDVNCSVVQHTDNEKSNVLHKLLKRTSSYEDTLVTFPGATIISQLLKNNLTKNGANDSDFQSNGLSRTGSEIHQEDVCSSSSRGSPQECLSPFSRPSMSQFDIDRLTDEHLRAKRARVENIIRGMSHSPNIPNHRIGESEPDGAPQPLSPRESYRENKRKQKLPQQQQSFQQIISARKEQKHEERRHLKLQLEDMQKQLRQLQEKFYQIYDSTDSENDEDGHFSEDSLHSDGMDNHISDSVTNRSENEMSDLDPGHFLDQAQALICEQPMLIEGEKPKRDGSRGKGHRSTSMHAEGKQLAETLKQELNTAMTQVVDTVVKVFAKTPYPLPQGFPTVQTPSDRFTGNRENPNFHTTNQRLQCFGDVIIPNPLNSFSNMRVPSSSDQTEALPLVVRKNSTDQPGSLSTPVNHHPGLHPSPLSSTMAFSPPSFRHPFPLHIMGYPFQSPLGAPSGPYPGKDRSSPDSMDLSRETTSLRTKMSSNHLSLHRPISPTHPGNPEGLSISLIKSECGDLQDMSDISPYSGSTIQEGLSPNHLKKAKLMFFYTRYPSSNMLKMFFSDVKPHEHEMRPGVRSAFQFIPKGRFCFTAEQAKWNYKFNRCITSQLIKWFSNFREFYYIQMEKFARQAINDGVTGVEEMSVSRDCELFRALNMHYNKANDFEQVPERFLEVAQITLREFFNAIVAGKDVDPSWKKAIYKVICKLDSEVPEIFKSPNCLQELLHD is encoded by the exons ATGCCGGACCATGACAACACGTCCCTCTTAAGTAGACAAACCAAAAGAAGAAGAGTTGACATCGGAGTGAAAAGGACTGTAGGTACGGTGTCTGTAGCTTTCgctcatttaaaaacaagcagTTTTAGTGCCATGAATCCCCACGTAGCTGAGCAAGATGTCAACTGCTCAGTGGTGCAGCACACAGACAACGAGAAGTCTAATGTGCTTCACAAGTTGCTGAAGCGAACCAGTTCTTATGAAGACACCTTGGTGACCTTTCCTGGAGCCACCATCATCTCCCAGCTGCTGAAAAACAATTTAACCAAAAATGGGGCAAATGACTCTGACTTTCAGAGCAATGGCCTCTCCAGGACAGGTTCAGAGATCCACCAGGAGGATGTCTGCAGCTCCTCGTCACGGGGCAGCCCTCAGGAGTGTCTGTCCCCTTTCAGCAGGCCTTCTATGTCGCAATTTGACATTGATCGATTGACAGATGAGCACCTGAGGGCTAAACGTGCCAGAGTGGAGAACATAATCCGTGGGATGAGCCACTCTCCAAATATCCCCAACCACCGTATAGGTGAGTCTGAGCCTGACGGAGCACCCCAACCCCTAAGCCCTCGAGAGAGTTACAGGGAAAACAAGCGCAAGCAGAAACTACCCCAGCAGCAGCAGAGTTTCCAACAAATCATTTCTGCTCGCAAAGAGCAAAAGCACGAGGAGCGCCGTCATCTCAAGCTTCAGCTAGAGGACATGCAGAAGCAGCTCCGTCAGCTCCAAGAAAAGTTCTACCAGATTTATGATAGCACTGACTCTGAGAATGATGAGGATGGACACTTCTCAGAGGATAGCCTGCATTCTGATGGAATGGACAATCATATCTCTGACTCTGTTACGAACCGCTCAGAAAATGAGATGTCTGACCTGGATCCAGGGCATTTTTTGGACCAAGCCCAGGCACTTATTTGTGAGCAACCGATGCTGATTGAGGGAGAGAAGCCCAAACGGGACGGCTCTCGAGGAAAAGGCCATAGATCAACGTCTATGCATGCGGAAGGGAAACAACTAGCAGAAACACTGAAACAGGAACTAAACACCGCAATGACTCAGGTGGTAGACACAGTGGTAAAGGTCTTTGCAAAAACCCCATATCCACTTCCTCAGGGCTTCCCAACTGTGCAGACACCCTCTGACCGCTTCACAGGGAATCGCGAGAACCCAAATTTTCACACTACGAACCAGCGTTTACAGTGTTTTGGTGACGTCATTATTCCCAATCCCCTAAATTCATTTAGCAACATGCGAGTGCCCAGCTCAAGTGACCAAACAGAGGCCTTGCCTCTAGTGGTGAGAAAGAACTCTACAGACCAGCCTGGATCTCTATCCACACCCGTAAATCACCACCCTGGTCTTCACCCGTCACCACTATCCTCAACTATGGCCTTCAGTCCTCCATCCTTCCGACATCCTTTTCCTCTTCATATTATGGGTTATCCTTTCCAAAGCCCTCTAGGTGCCCCAAGTGGGCCTTATCCAGGCAAGGACAGGTCTTCTCCCGATTCGATGGACCTGTCTAGAGAAACCACTAGCCTACGGACCAAGATGTCATCCAACCATCTCAGCCTCCATCGTCCTATCTCGCCAACGCATCCCGGAAACCCTGAAGGCCTTTCAATATCGCTCATCAAGTCTGAATGTGGGGACCTCCAAGATATGTCTGATATCTCTCCGTATTCAGGAAGTACAAT CCAAGAAGGCTTATCCCCCAACCACTTGAAGAAAGCCAAGCTGATGTTCTTCTACACCCGCTATCCCAGCTCCAACATGCTGAAAATGTTCTTCTCCGACGTGAAG ccccATGAGCATGAGATGAGGCCTGGGGTGCGGTCggcgttccagttcatcccaaag GGACGCTTTTGTTTCACAGCTGAACAGGCAAAATGGAACTACAAG TTCAACCGCTGCATCACGTCTCAGCTGATCAAGTGGTTTAGCAACTTCCGTGAGTTCTACTACATCCAGATGGAGAAGTTTGCTCGGCAGGCCATAAATGACGGCGTGACCGGTGTGGAGGAGATGAGCGTCAGTCGAGACTGTGAGCTCTTTCGCGCTCTCAACATGCACTATAACAAGGCCAACGACTTTGAG CAGGTTCCGGAACGATTTCTGGAAGTGGCACAGATCACATTACGGGAGTTTTTCAATGCTATTGTGGCAGGCAAAGATGTTGATCCTTCCTGGAAGAAGGCCATATACAAGGTCATCTGCAAGCTGGACAGTGAGGTCCCAGAGATTTTCAAATCTCCCAACTGCCTGCAGGAGCTCTTGCATGACTAA
- the prox1a gene encoding prospero homeobox protein 1a isoform X3, which translates to MPDHDNTSLLSRQTKRRRVDIGVKRTVGTVSVAFAHLKTSSFSAMNPHVAEQDVNCSVVQHTDNEKSNVLHKLLKRTSSYEDTLVTFPGATIISQLLKNNLTKNGANDSDFQSNGLSRTGSEIHQEDVCSSSSRGSPQECLSPFSRPSMSQFDIDRLTDEHLRAKRARVENIIRGMSHSPNIPNHRIGESEPDGAPQPLSPRESYRENKRKQKLPQQQQSFQQIISARKEQKHEERRHLKLQLEDMQKQLRQLQEKFYQIYDSTDSENDEDGHFSEDSLHSDGMDNHISDSVTNRSENEMSDLDPGHFLDQAQALICEQPMLIEGEKPKRDGSRGKGHRSTSMHAEGKQLAETLKQELNTAMTQVVDTVVKVFAKTPYPLPQGFPTVQTPSDRFTGNRENPNFHTTNQRLQCFGDVIIPNPLNSFSNMRVPSSSDQTEALPLVVRKNSTDQPGSLSTPVNHHPGLHPSPLSSTMAFSPPSFRHPFPLHIMGYPFQSPLGAPSGPYPGKDRSSPDSMDLSRETTSLRTKMSSNHLSLHRPISPTHPGNPEGLSISLIKSECGDLQDMSDISPYSGSTIQEGLSPNHLKKAKLMFFYTRYPSSNMLKMFFSDVKFNRCITSQLIKWFSNFREFYYIQMEKFARQAINDGVTGVEEMSVSRDCELFRALNMHYNKANDFEQVPERFLEVAQITLREFFNAIVAGKDVDPSWKKAIYKVICKLDSEVPEIFKSPNCLQELLHD; encoded by the exons ATGCCGGACCATGACAACACGTCCCTCTTAAGTAGACAAACCAAAAGAAGAAGAGTTGACATCGGAGTGAAAAGGACTGTAGGTACGGTGTCTGTAGCTTTCgctcatttaaaaacaagcagTTTTAGTGCCATGAATCCCCACGTAGCTGAGCAAGATGTCAACTGCTCAGTGGTGCAGCACACAGACAACGAGAAGTCTAATGTGCTTCACAAGTTGCTGAAGCGAACCAGTTCTTATGAAGACACCTTGGTGACCTTTCCTGGAGCCACCATCATCTCCCAGCTGCTGAAAAACAATTTAACCAAAAATGGGGCAAATGACTCTGACTTTCAGAGCAATGGCCTCTCCAGGACAGGTTCAGAGATCCACCAGGAGGATGTCTGCAGCTCCTCGTCACGGGGCAGCCCTCAGGAGTGTCTGTCCCCTTTCAGCAGGCCTTCTATGTCGCAATTTGACATTGATCGATTGACAGATGAGCACCTGAGGGCTAAACGTGCCAGAGTGGAGAACATAATCCGTGGGATGAGCCACTCTCCAAATATCCCCAACCACCGTATAGGTGAGTCTGAGCCTGACGGAGCACCCCAACCCCTAAGCCCTCGAGAGAGTTACAGGGAAAACAAGCGCAAGCAGAAACTACCCCAGCAGCAGCAGAGTTTCCAACAAATCATTTCTGCTCGCAAAGAGCAAAAGCACGAGGAGCGCCGTCATCTCAAGCTTCAGCTAGAGGACATGCAGAAGCAGCTCCGTCAGCTCCAAGAAAAGTTCTACCAGATTTATGATAGCACTGACTCTGAGAATGATGAGGATGGACACTTCTCAGAGGATAGCCTGCATTCTGATGGAATGGACAATCATATCTCTGACTCTGTTACGAACCGCTCAGAAAATGAGATGTCTGACCTGGATCCAGGGCATTTTTTGGACCAAGCCCAGGCACTTATTTGTGAGCAACCGATGCTGATTGAGGGAGAGAAGCCCAAACGGGACGGCTCTCGAGGAAAAGGCCATAGATCAACGTCTATGCATGCGGAAGGGAAACAACTAGCAGAAACACTGAAACAGGAACTAAACACCGCAATGACTCAGGTGGTAGACACAGTGGTAAAGGTCTTTGCAAAAACCCCATATCCACTTCCTCAGGGCTTCCCAACTGTGCAGACACCCTCTGACCGCTTCACAGGGAATCGCGAGAACCCAAATTTTCACACTACGAACCAGCGTTTACAGTGTTTTGGTGACGTCATTATTCCCAATCCCCTAAATTCATTTAGCAACATGCGAGTGCCCAGCTCAAGTGACCAAACAGAGGCCTTGCCTCTAGTGGTGAGAAAGAACTCTACAGACCAGCCTGGATCTCTATCCACACCCGTAAATCACCACCCTGGTCTTCACCCGTCACCACTATCCTCAACTATGGCCTTCAGTCCTCCATCCTTCCGACATCCTTTTCCTCTTCATATTATGGGTTATCCTTTCCAAAGCCCTCTAGGTGCCCCAAGTGGGCCTTATCCAGGCAAGGACAGGTCTTCTCCCGATTCGATGGACCTGTCTAGAGAAACCACTAGCCTACGGACCAAGATGTCATCCAACCATCTCAGCCTCCATCGTCCTATCTCGCCAACGCATCCCGGAAACCCTGAAGGCCTTTCAATATCGCTCATCAAGTCTGAATGTGGGGACCTCCAAGATATGTCTGATATCTCTCCGTATTCAGGAAGTACAAT CCAAGAAGGCTTATCCCCCAACCACTTGAAGAAAGCCAAGCTGATGTTCTTCTACACCCGCTATCCCAGCTCCAACATGCTGAAAATGTTCTTCTCCGACGTGAAG TTCAACCGCTGCATCACGTCTCAGCTGATCAAGTGGTTTAGCAACTTCCGTGAGTTCTACTACATCCAGATGGAGAAGTTTGCTCGGCAGGCCATAAATGACGGCGTGACCGGTGTGGAGGAGATGAGCGTCAGTCGAGACTGTGAGCTCTTTCGCGCTCTCAACATGCACTATAACAAGGCCAACGACTTTGAG CAGGTTCCGGAACGATTTCTGGAAGTGGCACAGATCACATTACGGGAGTTTTTCAATGCTATTGTGGCAGGCAAAGATGTTGATCCTTCCTGGAAGAAGGCCATATACAAGGTCATCTGCAAGCTGGACAGTGAGGTCCCAGAGATTTTCAAATCTCCCAACTGCCTGCAGGAGCTCTTGCATGACTAA